The following proteins come from a genomic window of Larimichthys crocea isolate SSNF chromosome III, L_crocea_2.0, whole genome shotgun sequence:
- the ppp3r1a gene encoding calcineurin subunit B type 1, protein MGNEASYPLEMCSHFDADEIKRLGKRFKKLDLDNSGSLSVEEFMSLPELQQNPLVQRVIDIFDTDGNGEVDFKEFIEGVSQFSVKGDKEQKLRFAFRIYDMDKDGYISNGELFQVLKMMVGNNLKDTQLQQIVDKTIINADKDGDGRISFEEFCAVVGGLDIHKKMVVDV, encoded by the exons ggAAATGAAGCCAGTTACCCCCTGGAGATGTGCTCGCATt tCGATGCCGACGAGATTAAGAGGCTAGGGAAGAGGTTTAAGAAACTCGACCTAGATAACTCCGGCTCGCTCAGCGTGGAGGAGTTCATGTCGCTGCCGGAGCTCCAACAGAACCCGCTGGTCCAGAGGGTCATCGACATATTTGACACGGACGGGAACGGAGAGGTGGACTTTAAAG AGTTCATCGAGGGAGTCTCACAGTTCAGCGTCAAGGGGGACAAGGAACAGAAGCTTCGAT TCGCTTTCAGGATCTACGACATGGACAAGGACGGCTACATCTCCAACGGCGAGCTCTTCCAGGTGCTGAAGATGATGGTGGGCAACAACCTGAAGGACACGCAGCTCCAGCAGATCGTGGACAAGACCATCATCAACGCAGACAAGGACGGAGACGGCAGGATATCCTTCGAAGAGTTCTGTGCA GTGGTGGGCGGTCTCGATATACACAAAAAGATGGTGGTGGACGTGTGA
- the pno1 gene encoding RNA-binding protein PNO1: MDADSNTDGTTPESKADTETFTKVKSKKTQKRKREQDAVDMDTEGEPVASKRPQFPPISGDKLKGPDEMRKVAVPAHRYTPLKDNWLKIFTPIVENLQLQVRFNLKTRNVEIKTCKDTQDISSLTRATDFVRAFVLGFQVEDALALIRLDELFLESFDVTDVKPLKGDHLSRAIGRVAGKGGKTKFTIENVTKTRIVLADTKVHILGSFQNIKMARTAICNLILGSPPSKVYGNIRVVASRTAERF; this comes from the exons ATGGACGCCGACAGTAACACCGACGGTACAACACCGGAGAGCAAAGCGGACACGGAGACTTTCACCAAAGTCAAGTCTAAGAAGACTCAGAAGAGGAAACGTGAACAAGATGCAGTGGACATGGACACGGAGGGGGAGCCCGTGGCGAGTAAACGGCCGCAGTTTCCACCGATTTCAGGCGACAAACTGAAG GGACCGGACGAGATGCGCAAAGTCGCCGTCCCAGCTCACAGATACACACCGCTAAAGGACAACTGGCTGAAGATTTTCACCCCGATCGTAGAGAACCTACAGCTTCAAGTTCGATTCAACCTCAAGACTAGGAACGTGGAAATCAAA acGTGTAAAGACACACAGGACATCAGCTCGCTCACGAGGGCGACAGATTTTGTCCGAGCGTTTGTTCTGGGATTCCAGGTGGAA gaTGCCCTCGCTCTCATCAGACTAGACGAGCTTTTCCTAGAAAGCTTTGATGTGACTGACG TGAAACCGCTGAAGGGAGACCACTTATCCAGAGCCATCGGAAGAGTAGCAGGGAAGGGAGGAAAAACCAAGTTCACCATTGAAAACGTTACAAAGACTCGCATTGTGCTCGCAGACAC AAAAGTTCACATATTAGGCTCTTTCCAGAATATCAAGATGGCACGGACAGCGATATGTAACTTAATCCTGG GAAGTCCACCTTCAAAGGTCTATGGCAACATCAGGGTGGTGGCTAGCCGGACTGCAGAGAGATTCTGA
- the dnaaf10 gene encoding dynein axonemal assembly factor 10: MSSPLSKPQIIAHIQKSLNYTVFDSKWIPCSAKFVCLGNFARGTGVMQIYEVQHGEAQLVKEVEKPKPIKCGTFGATSLQQRHIATGDFDGNLNIWNLEMPEVPVYTVKAHKEIVNSIDGVGGLGIGDGAPEIVTGSRDGTVKVWDPRQKDSPVANMEPMEGETKRDCWTVAFGHAFNDQDRCVCAGYDNGDIKLFDLRNMSLRWETNIKNGVCCVEFDRKDINMNKLVATSLEGKFHVFDMRTQHLTKGFASVSEKAHKSTIWQVRHLPQNRDIFMTAGGAGNLHLWKYEYPAQRSKKDSDGVEVGVAGSVNLLQNVTLSTQPIASLDWSPDKQGLCVCSGFDQSVRVLIVTKLNVA; this comes from the exons atgTCATCGCCGCTGTCGAAACCTCAGATCATCGCGCACATCCAGAAGAGTCTGAACTACACCGTGTTCGACAGTAAGTGGATCCCGTGCAGCGCGAAGTTCGTCTGCCTGGGAAACTTCGCCAGAGGAACCGGCGTGATGCAGATATACGAGGTCCAGCACGGAGAGGCTCAGCTCGTCAAGGAG GTAGAGAAGCCTAAACCCATAAAGTGTGGGACGTTTGGGGCCACCTCGCTTCAACAAAGACACATAGCAACTGGGGATTTTGACGGAAATCTCAATatatg GAATCTAGAGATGCCTGAAGTGCCAGTGTACACTGTAAAGGCACACAAAGAGATTGTGAATAGTATAGACGGCGTTGGCGGCCTGGGGATCGGCGATGGTGCACCGGAGATAGTCACCGGAAGCAGAGATG GGACAGTGAAGGTGTGGGATCCCAGACAGAAGGATTCACCTGTAGCCAACATGGAGCCCATGGAAGGGGAAACCAAGAGGGACTGCTGGACTGTTGCATTTG GTCACGCCTTCAACGATCaggaccgctgtgtgtgtgctggctaCGACAACGGAGACATCAAACTCTTTGACCTGCGGAATATGTCTCTACGGTGGGAAACCAACATTAAAAACGGG GTATGCTGCGTGGAGTTTGACAGGAAAGACATCAACATGAACAAGCTGGTGGCCACCTCACTGGAGGGAAAATTCCACGTCTTTGACATGAGGACCCAGCACCTCACCAAGGGCTTCGCCTCTGTTTCCGAAAAG GCTCATAAGTCGACCATCTGGCAGGTGAGGCATTTACCTCAAAACAGAGACATCTTTATGACCGCAGGGGGAGCGGGAAACCTACATCTGTGGAAATA cGAGTATCCCGCCCAGAGAAGCAAGAAGGACTCGGATGGCGTGGAGGTGGGCGTAGCTGGCTCCGTCAACCTCTTACAGAATGTCACTCTGTCCACTCAGCCAATCGCCAGCCTGGACTGGAGCCCCGACAAGCAGGGCCTGTGCGTGTGTTCGGGCTTCGACCAGTCTGTCCGCGTGCTCATCGTCACCAAACTCAACGTGGCGTAG
- the LOC104930903 gene encoding uncharacterized protein LOC104930903 — MDNCDLEKLCVSAGKLHPEFTPEVTDYSMTVESSVNKVTLDLTTSDCGASCSVLSGDGSRSIKLKDGLNRVEIEVIAEDGTTKKYCVEISRLSAKVAELTDLVLGEDIPLHPAFCTKIYEYNSVVPFHCSAVTLLPTVPDKNIKVTVNGEDSSKPVPLNFGDTVVEILVCSADGSNSQTYTLLVIRELIPMAVTFTDGKQQLDYECPVSLTAFYRPVSINNSDPKHIFSRPYIEMLARRSKVDPLSDCPLGDGWKVVELDLDRKMSDAPVKCFFAYRGCDSVMKLSELGSHSLDCPHKPTGDLDAKDVTETSWYKKHFESSSCLEIETKHTLEVRNWEKRLQMTSREDNVEKLCASAQDELKHYRQHLPKPGDMLQYEDGESPLHSLDQAAVHYASAIRLNSRDPRLHFLLGVVLEEQHYATEMYGLQRKADRDRDDISDAKSASRQDDILAVCKLHGYVGTPTVQNQLQALDKEYQQLKEQGQSSKADYVQTLYIWLSKKTGKDSSAAVRDEENCVHRALMKYLDAWSLSPDSWEYNLHVGRLLLLQGKSKEALQHLQSGLALRPLHAALRFFTGLALQQEHKASADSEKEAALFLQQGLEHFVSQRCSKSWVGQDPADPLSSLSTQFLRGLLTLGQLQQKKTLSVKAMSAEQIYHTVAVLTAQSVSQCVCRGEVSGQLEWVLLDAQFALLQGLIQQGECQAKPGMEKQSLVAKRCQALTALIRLTSIANSQELMDMQERACQLAVVTAPRDSHALCLLGLAQLSQYDINPTSDRSKEALSDACLSFQASIELEDKTQSGEPLEQLLKQKWWQDRQEAEKAKAAKQSTTQPAGLKGPSDTGTAKRGAKRGRGGTVQGRAAAAAVTKAPAPAPPAPIRGGKAARPPAKTPAARGRAGAATKPDKSTKAHNNNIKAQLPASKSKLDCCPSAVETAEEPAVADTVSVSSRVNRRSHISRLGLARALSRSADTQDRAKQLYREVIGMAPGLHDAYIELVQLLEPTDPQAAVDVYCRFPLKPVAEQSFDDAFITGEIVRMLMTMEQYDHSQLGPNLVAHGKVMGLSCIEKYIDILDGKSMTQLLKSVYARIHDREDDDQDLQDFFKFKCWI; from the exons ATGGATAACTGTGATTTGGAGAAGCTGTGTGTATCTGCTGGGAAGCTCCATCCGGAGTTCACACCTGAAGTCACAGACTACAGCATGACAGTGGAGAGCAGTGTCAACAAAGTGACTCTTGACCTCACCACCAGTGACTGTGGAGCTTCATGCAGTGTT CTCTCTGGTGACGGTTCGAGAAGCATCAAACTGAAAGACGGGTTAAACAGAGTGGAAATCGAGGTGATAGCAGAGGACGGCACCACCAAGAAATACTGTGTGGAAATCAGCCGGCTCTCCGCGAAGGTCGCAGAGCTCACTGATCTGGTTTTGGGAGAAGATATTCCACTTCATCCTGCGTTTTGTACCAAGATCTATGAATACAACA GTGTTGTTCCCTTTCATTGCAGTGCTGTGACTCTGCTTCCCACGGTAccagacaaaaacattaaagttacaGTGAATGGGGAAGACAGCTCCAAACCGGTGCCTCTGAACTTCGGGGACACCGTGGTGGAGATCTTAGTCTGTTCAGCAGATGGCAGTAATTCACAG ACGTACACGCTGCTGGTGATTCGGGAGCTTATTCCCATGGCTGTGACCTTCACGGATGGGAAGCAGCAGCTGGACTACGAATGTCCGGTATCTCTGACTGCTTTTTATAGACCTGTATCTATCAACAACAG TGACCCCAAACACATCTTCTCGAGGCCTTATATCGAGATGTTGGCGCGCAGATCCAAAGTCGACCCACTCAGCGATTGCCCTCTGGGAGACGGCTGGAAGGTCGTCGAGCTGGACCTCGACAGGAAGATGTCGGACGCTCCGGTCAAGTGTTTCTTCGCTTACCGAG gATGTGACAGCGTGATGAAACTGTCGGAGCTGGGGTCACACTCTCTGGACTGTCCACACAAGCCCACAGGGGACCTGGATGCAAAG gacgtcacagagacaagTTGGTATAAGAAGCACTTTGAATCATCCAGCTGTTTGGAGATAGAGACTAAACACACTTTGGAG GTGCGTAACTGGGAGAAAAGACTACAAATGACATCCAGAGAAGACAATGTGGAAAAACTGTGTGCCTCGGCTCAAGATGAGCTGAAACACTACCGGCAACACCTGCCAAAACCGG GGGACATGTTGCAGTATGAGGACGGCGAGTCTCCTCTGCACAGCCTGGACCAGGCCGCTGTCCACTACGCGTCAGCTATCAGACTCAACTCCAGAGATCCCAGGCTCCACTTCCTGCTGGGTGTCGTTCTGGAGGAGCAGCACTACGCCACGGAGATGTACGGCCTCCAGCGGAAG gctgacagagacagagacgacATAAGCGACGCCAAATCGGCGTCCCGTCAGGACGACATCCTGGCCGTGTGCAAACTCCACGGTTACGTCGGCACTCCCACGGTGCAGAACCAGCTGCAGGCCTTGGATAAAGAGTACCAGCAGCTCAAAGAGCAAGGACAGTCCAGCAAAGCAGACTATGTCCAGACGCTCTACATCTGGCTCTCCAAGAAAACTGGCAAG GACAGCAGTGCAGCTGTGCGGGATGAAGAGAACTGTGTCCACCGGGCCCTGATGAAGTACCTTGATGCCTGGTCACTGAGTCCCGACAGCTGGGAGTACAACCTCCATGTAggaaggctgctgctgctgcagggcaaGAGCAAGGAAGCCCTGCAGCACCTCCAGAGCGGCCTGGCACTGCGGCCCCTTCATGCTGCACTCAG ATTCTTCACGGGGCTGGCTCTGCAGCAGGAACACAAAGCCTCCGCAGACTCTGAGAAGGAGGCCGCTCTGTTCTTACAACAGGGACTGGAGCATTTTGTCAGCCAGCGCTGCAGCAAGAG CTGGGTGGGGCAGGATCCAGCAGACCCTCTGTCCAGCCTCAGCACACAGTTCCTGAGAGGCCTTCTCACTCTGggtcagctgcagcagaagaaaacactgtCCGTGAAGGCCATGAGTGCAGAACAGATATACCACAC TGTAGCAGTGCTGACCGCCCAGAGcgtgagtcagtgtgtgtgccgCGGCGAGGTGAGCGGGCAGCTGGAGTGGGTGCTCCTGGATGCTCAGTTTGCCCTGCTGCAGGGCCTGATCCAGCAGGGTGAGTGCCAGGCCAAGCCGGGCATGGAGAAGCAGTCCCTGGTGGCAAAGAGATGCCAGGCCCTCACGGCTCTCATACGCCTCACCTCTATCGCCAACAGTCAGGAGCTGATGGACATGCAGGAGAGG GCATGCCAGCTAGCAGTAGTGACCGCACCACGGGACAGCCACGCTCTGTGTCTCTTGGGCCTGGCGCAGCTGTCTCAATATGACATCAACCCAACTTCAGACAGGTCAAAGGAAGCACTAAGCGACGCCTGCCTCAGCTTCCAGGCCAGCATTGAGCTGGAAGACAAGACTCAGAGCGGAGAGCCACTTGAACAGCTGCTCA AACAAAAGTGGTGGCAGGACCGGCAAGAGGCTGAAAAGGCGAAAGCCGCCAAGCAGTCTACCACGCAACCAGCGGGACTGAAGGGGCCTTCTGACACCGGCACGGCCAAGAGAGGAGCTAAGCGGGGCAGAGGAGGGACTGTTCAAGGCCGGGCGGCGGCAGCAGCTGTAACCAAAGCTCCTGCTCCTGCACCGCCAGCCCCCATCAGAGGAGGGAAAGCTGCCCGACCTCCAGCCAAAACCCCTGCAGCCAG GGGGCGAGCTGGAGCAGCAACCAAGCCAGATAAATCCACTAAAGCtcacaacaacaatattaaagCCCAGCTCCCTGCCAGCAAGTCCAAACTGGACTGTTGCCCCAGTGCTGTTGAGACAGCCGAGG AGCCTGCTGTGGCAGACACAGTGAGTGTGTCCAGTCGGGTGAACCGCAGGTCTCATATCTCACGGCTCGGTCTGGCCCGCGCCCTCTCCCGCTCTGCTGACACCCAGGACCGGGCAAAGCAGCTTTACCGAGAGGTCATCGGCATGGCACCAGGG CTCCACGATGCCTACATTGAGCTCGTGCAGCTGCTGGAGCCGACGGACCCTCAGGCTGCAGTGGACGTGTACTGCAGATTCCCTCTGAAGCCCGTGGCCGAGCAGAGCTTCGACGATGCCTTCATCACGGGAGAGATCGTCCGCATGTTGATGACCATGGAGCAGTACGACCACTCGCAGCTGGGCCCCAACCTCGTAGCGCACGGCAAAGTCATGGGTCTAA gtTGCATAGAAAAATATATCGACATCTTGGATGGAAAGTCCATGACCCAGCTGCTGAAGAGCGTCTACGCGAGGATCCACGACAGAGAGGACGACGATCAGGACCTGCAGGATTTCTTCAAGTTCAAATGCTGGATCTGA